In Janibacter sp. CX7, a single genomic region encodes these proteins:
- a CDS encoding AAA family ATPase, producing the protein MERTSSCDDPLRRPPRPASSGRRREQLDSVLLSSRRGARGPVTDTHVDAVAAEIAIEQQHLDRVHTELAKAGKRADLVAVDGMSRGRTDRTGDVRDEEMSGLFERDALVFNAARRMASLEHQHEGLVFGRLDLDHAAEGADQSDREVRYIGRLGVRDDDYEPLVIDWRAPAASPFYRATPGDNQGVIRRRVLRCRGEQVVGVEDDLMVPEAPDDLVVVGDGALLAALTRSRGQQMRDIVATIQTHQDEAIRASDRGITEISGGPGTGKTVVALHRAAYLLYANRRRYESGGILVIGPSAAYTAYIERVLPSLGEDSVTLRSLGDVVDVITAVRHESPEVAAIKGSLQMRTVLNRLAALPVPGAPTSLRVMVGGLPVHLDERELTDIRRRALRDRTRNQATKHVRELLAEAAWRQVREGDRDEFLDAFDESIAVDDFVAAWWPQVDPREALLWLEDTELAYEVTRSVLSQGDAAALAHAARETLELGTWTVSDVALVDELSVRLGQVEEAAPEERSFYEIEELDGVAELQAMGSAIREPEVTQTLSPTTARERLLHGTVGRYSDYAHVLVDEAQDLSPMQWRMIGRRGRRASWTVVGDVAQASWPDVAEADRAREEAYGTQPRQAFHMTTNYRNAQEIFDYARDVILPVVPDADIPDAVRETGVRPQDVTFGDALDTSRPDVATVAAEALSHLAQEVDGSIAVITPQRHAEAVLPLDGTHDGRVVVIDPLSTKGLEWDATLVVDPDAIVREAPGGARVLYVVLTRAAHRMTVLRPLD; encoded by the coding sequence ATGGAGCGGACCAGTTCCTGCGACGACCCCCTCCGCAGGCCCCCACGACCCGCGTCATCGGGGCGCCGTCGCGAGCAACTAGACTCAGTCCTCCTGTCCAGCCGAAGGGGAGCACGAGGCCCTGTGACCGACACCCACGTCGATGCCGTCGCCGCCGAGATCGCCATCGAGCAGCAGCATCTCGACCGCGTCCACACCGAGCTCGCGAAGGCTGGGAAACGCGCTGATCTCGTGGCCGTCGACGGCATGTCGCGGGGTCGGACCGACCGCACCGGCGACGTCCGCGACGAGGAGATGTCGGGCCTCTTCGAGCGCGACGCCCTCGTCTTCAACGCCGCGCGCCGCATGGCCAGTCTCGAGCACCAGCACGAGGGCCTCGTCTTCGGCCGGCTCGACCTCGACCACGCCGCCGAGGGAGCAGACCAGTCGGACCGTGAGGTGCGCTACATCGGCCGTCTCGGCGTCCGCGACGACGACTACGAGCCCCTCGTCATCGACTGGCGGGCCCCCGCCGCCTCCCCCTTCTACCGCGCGACCCCGGGCGACAACCAGGGCGTCATCCGCCGGCGCGTGCTGCGCTGCCGCGGCGAGCAGGTCGTCGGGGTCGAGGACGACCTCATGGTCCCCGAGGCACCCGACGACCTCGTCGTCGTCGGCGACGGCGCGCTCCTCGCGGCCCTGACCCGCAGCCGCGGCCAGCAGATGCGTGACATCGTCGCGACGATCCAGACCCACCAGGACGAGGCAATCCGCGCGAGCGACCGCGGGATCACCGAGATCAGCGGCGGCCCCGGCACCGGCAAGACGGTCGTCGCCCTGCACCGCGCCGCCTACCTGCTCTACGCCAACCGACGCCGCTACGAGTCCGGCGGCATCCTCGTCATCGGACCTTCCGCGGCCTACACCGCCTACATCGAGCGGGTGCTCCCTTCGCTCGGCGAGGACTCGGTGACGCTGCGCTCGCTCGGCGACGTCGTCGACGTCATCACGGCGGTGCGCCACGAGTCGCCCGAGGTCGCCGCGATCAAGGGCTCGCTGCAGATGCGCACCGTGCTCAACCGGCTCGCCGCGCTGCCCGTGCCGGGAGCCCCGACGAGCCTGCGCGTCATGGTCGGCGGCCTGCCCGTGCACCTCGACGAGCGCGAGCTCACCGACATCCGCCGGCGTGCGCTGCGCGACCGCACGCGCAACCAGGCGACCAAGCACGTGCGCGAGCTGCTCGCCGAGGCCGCCTGGCGGCAGGTGCGCGAGGGTGACCGCGACGAGTTCCTCGACGCCTTCGACGAGTCCATCGCGGTCGACGACTTCGTCGCCGCCTGGTGGCCGCAGGTCGACCCCCGCGAGGCGCTGCTGTGGCTCGAGGACACCGAGCTGGCCTACGAGGTCACCCGATCCGTCCTCAGCCAGGGCGACGCCGCCGCCCTCGCCCACGCCGCCCGCGAGACCCTCGAGCTCGGCACGTGGACCGTCTCCGACGTCGCCCTCGTCGACGAGCTCTCGGTACGCCTCGGCCAGGTCGAGGAGGCCGCCCCGGAGGAGCGCTCCTTCTACGAGATCGAGGAGCTCGACGGCGTCGCCGAGTTGCAGGCCATGGGCTCGGCGATCCGCGAGCCCGAGGTCACCCAGACGCTCAGCCCGACGACGGCCCGCGAGCGGCTGCTCCACGGCACCGTCGGTCGCTACAGCGACTACGCCCACGTCCTCGTCGACGAGGCCCAGGACCTCTCGCCGATGCAGTGGCGGATGATCGGCCGGCGCGGCCGCCGCGCCTCGTGGACCGTCGTCGGCGACGTGGCCCAGGCGTCGTGGCCCGATGTCGCCGAGGCCGACCGCGCTCGCGAGGAGGCCTACGGCACCCAGCCGCGCCAGGCCTTCCACATGACGACGAACTACCGCAACGCGCAGGAGATCTTCGACTACGCACGCGACGTCATCCTGCCCGTCGTGCCCGACGCCGACATCCCCGACGCCGTCCGCGAGACGGGCGTGCGGCCGCAGGACGTCACCTTCGGCGACGCCCTCGACACCTCGCGCCCCGACGTGGCGACCGTTGCGGCAGAGGCGCTCTCGCACCTGGCCCAGGAGGTCGACGGGTCGATCGCGGTCATCACGCCGCAGCGTCACGCCGAGGCCGTGCTGCCGCTCGACGGCACCCACGACGGCCGGGTCGTCGTCATCGACCCGCTGTCGACCAAGGGCCTGGAGTGGGACGCGACCCTCGTCGTCGACCCCGACGCCATCGTGCGCGAAGCCCCCGGCGGCGCCCGTGTGCTCTACGTCGTGCTCACCCGCGCGGCGCACCGGATGACGGTGCTGCGCCCGCTGGACTGA
- the purD gene encoding phosphoribosylamine--glycine ligase has translation MKVLVIGSGAREHALVRALTLDPTVSAVIAAPGNPGTEAIALTEPVAAEDPQAVVELARRHEVDLVVVGPEAPLVAGVADAVREAGISCFGPSAEAARLEGSKAYAKEVMAAADVPTAMAHVCTTPEHLAEALDAFGAPFVVKDDGLAAGKGVVVTEDRDAAMAHGLACLAKGDDGRVVIEEFLDGPEASLFCICDGERVVPLDLAQDFKRVFDGDEGPNTGGMGAYSPLTWAPEGLVDDVVARVAQPVVDEMARRGTPFVGVLYVGLALTSRGPRVIEFNVRFGDPETQSVLARLESPLAVLLAAAAEGRLDEHDPLRWRPESAVTVVVAAEGYPAKPVTGTPIGGLDAIADGELAEHVHVLHAGTTTNDGQLVSSGGRVLSVVALGDDLARARQRAYAAVDLVELDGGHHRTDIALRAARGEIRA, from the coding sequence GTGAAGGTTCTCGTCATCGGCTCCGGCGCCCGCGAGCACGCCCTCGTCCGCGCCCTCACCCTCGACCCGACGGTCTCGGCCGTCATCGCCGCCCCCGGCAACCCGGGCACGGAGGCGATCGCGCTCACCGAGCCCGTCGCCGCGGAGGACCCGCAGGCCGTCGTCGAGCTGGCCCGACGCCACGAGGTGGACCTCGTCGTCGTCGGTCCCGAGGCGCCGCTCGTCGCGGGCGTCGCCGACGCCGTGCGCGAGGCCGGCATCAGCTGCTTCGGCCCGAGTGCCGAGGCCGCGCGCCTCGAGGGCAGCAAGGCCTACGCCAAGGAGGTCATGGCCGCCGCCGACGTGCCGACCGCGATGGCGCACGTGTGCACGACGCCGGAGCACCTCGCGGAGGCGCTCGACGCTTTCGGCGCTCCCTTCGTCGTCAAGGACGACGGGCTGGCAGCAGGCAAGGGCGTCGTCGTCACCGAGGACCGGGATGCCGCCATGGCGCACGGTCTGGCCTGCCTGGCGAAGGGGGACGATGGTCGCGTCGTCATCGAGGAGTTCCTCGACGGGCCCGAGGCGAGCCTCTTCTGCATCTGCGACGGCGAGCGGGTCGTGCCGCTCGACCTCGCCCAGGACTTCAAGCGCGTCTTCGACGGCGACGAGGGCCCCAACACCGGCGGCATGGGCGCCTACAGCCCGCTGACCTGGGCCCCCGAGGGGCTCGTCGACGACGTCGTCGCACGGGTCGCCCAGCCGGTCGTCGACGAGATGGCGCGACGGGGCACCCCCTTCGTCGGCGTGCTCTACGTCGGGCTGGCCCTCACCTCCCGTGGCCCGCGGGTCATCGAGTTCAACGTGCGCTTCGGCGACCCCGAGACCCAGTCGGTGCTCGCCCGGCTCGAGTCGCCGCTCGCGGTGCTGCTCGCCGCAGCGGCCGAGGGTCGGCTCGACGAGCACGACCCGCTGCGCTGGCGCCCGGAGTCGGCGGTGACCGTCGTCGTCGCGGCCGAGGGCTACCCGGCCAAGCCGGTCACGGGCACGCCGATCGGTGGCCTCGACGCGATCGCCGACGGCGAGCTCGCCGAGCACGTGCACGTGCTGCACGCCGGCACGACGACGAACGACGGTCAGCTCGTCTCCTCGGGTGGGCGGGTCCTGTCGGTCGTCGCCCTGGGCGACGACCTCGCCCGGGCTCGCCAGCGGGCCTACGCGGCCGTCGACCTCGTCGAGCTCGACGGCGGCCACCACCGCACCGACATCGCCCTGCGTGCCGCCCGCGGCGAGATCCGCGCCTGA
- a CDS encoding WhiB family transcriptional regulator, which produces MTPTTPPCQTMSPELWFAETPEGLEYAKSLCADCPLRTMCLQGALERREPWGVWGGEILHEGTVIPRKRVRGRPRKDVAA; this is translated from the coding sequence ATGACACCGACGACCCCGCCGTGCCAGACCATGTCGCCCGAGCTGTGGTTCGCCGAGACACCCGAGGGCCTGGAGTACGCGAAGTCGCTGTGCGCCGACTGCCCGCTGCGGACGATGTGCCTGCAGGGCGCGCTCGAGCGCCGCGAGCCGTGGGGCGTGTGGGGCGGCGAGATCCTCCACGAGGGCACCGTCATCCCCCGCAAGCGGGTGCGCGGGCGCCCCCGCAAGGACGTCGCCGCGTGA
- the soxR gene encoding redox-sensitive transcriptional activator SoxR, which yields MDTRDLLTIGETAARAGVSVPTLRFYETKGLVHATRTPGNQRRYPRHTLRRLALVRAAQRFGLSLDEIREALDSLPAQRPPTARDWQRLSRRWHDALQARIDALVELRDTTSGCIGCGCLSTSSCPIYNPGDERGSEGPGARRWPAGLRDEG from the coding sequence ATGGACACGCGGGACCTGCTGACCATCGGGGAGACCGCGGCCCGGGCTGGCGTGAGCGTCCCGACGCTGCGCTTCTACGAGACCAAGGGGCTGGTCCACGCCACCCGCACCCCGGGCAACCAGCGGCGCTACCCTCGGCACACGCTGCGCCGGCTCGCCCTCGTGCGCGCGGCCCAGCGCTTCGGCCTGTCCCTCGACGAGATCCGCGAGGCGCTGGACTCCCTTCCGGCGCAACGGCCCCCGACCGCGCGTGACTGGCAGCGCCTCTCGCGCCGCTGGCACGACGCGCTGCAGGCGCGCATCGACGCCCTCGTCGAGCTGCGTGACACGACGAGCGGGTGCATCGGCTGCGGCTGCCTGTCGACGAGCAGCTGCCCGATCTACAACCCCGGCGACGAGCGCGGCAGCGAGGGGCCGGGCGCCCGCCGCTGGCCGGCCGGACTCCGCGACGAGGGTTGA
- a CDS encoding SigE family RNA polymerase sigma factor, translating to MRSSSEADFREFAASAMPRLRRVALGISRDPHAADDLVQTTMEKLYVAWPKVARATSPYAYARQTLVRSLLAERRRLSWGREVVADDVDGGSVDPGEATDARLVVHDALAALTARQRACVVLRHLEGLSVAETARAIGCSEGTVKSTTSDALARMRTHLDDPAPRAAERSAS from the coding sequence GTGAGGTCTTCGAGCGAAGCCGACTTCCGGGAGTTCGCCGCATCGGCGATGCCCCGGCTGCGGCGGGTGGCGCTCGGCATCAGCCGAGACCCGCACGCCGCCGACGACCTCGTCCAGACGACGATGGAGAAGCTCTATGTCGCCTGGCCCAAGGTCGCCCGCGCCACGTCTCCCTACGCCTACGCGCGGCAGACCCTCGTGCGTTCGTTGCTCGCCGAGCGCCGCCGGCTGAGCTGGGGGCGCGAGGTCGTCGCCGACGACGTCGACGGTGGCAGCGTCGACCCCGGTGAGGCCACCGACGCCCGGCTCGTCGTCCACGACGCCCTCGCTGCGCTCACCGCCCGCCAGCGCGCGTGCGTCGTCCTGCGTCACCTCGAGGGCCTGTCGGTCGCCGAGACCGCGCGGGCGATCGGGTGCAGCGAGGGCACGGTCAAGAGCACGACGAGCGATGCGCTCGCCCGCATGCGCACCCACCTGGACGACCCCGCGCCCCGCGCGGCGGAGAGGAGTGCGTCATGA
- a CDS encoding phosphoribosylaminoimidazolesuccinocarboxamide synthase, with protein MTTDGHLELPGYAHVYSGKVRDLYAPVGADGQPRQDQLLLVASDRMSAYDFVLDTPIPDKGAVLTQMSLWWFDQLADLVPHHVISTDVPAAVAGRAVLVERLEMLPVECVARAYLTGGGLGEYQSTGAVSGIELPAGLVDGSPLPEPIFTPSTKAPVGEHDEPIPYSGVVAEIGEDLAARVRDLTVRILQRGNEIATERGIILADTKVEFGMRGDEIVLADEVLTPDSSRFWPADEWQPGRQQPSFDKQYVRDWLTSPASGWDKSSGEAPPSLPEEVVAQTRAKYVEAYERLTGQTFSA; from the coding sequence ATGACGACTGACGGCCACCTCGAGCTGCCCGGCTACGCCCACGTCTACTCCGGCAAGGTGCGCGACCTCTACGCGCCGGTCGGCGCCGACGGGCAGCCGCGCCAGGACCAGTTGCTGCTCGTCGCGAGCGACCGGATGTCGGCCTACGACTTCGTCCTCGACACCCCGATCCCCGACAAGGGCGCGGTGCTCACGCAGATGTCGCTCTGGTGGTTCGACCAGCTCGCCGACCTCGTGCCGCACCACGTCATCTCGACCGACGTCCCCGCGGCCGTCGCCGGCCGGGCGGTGCTCGTCGAGCGCCTCGAGATGCTGCCCGTCGAGTGCGTCGCCCGCGCCTACCTCACCGGCGGCGGGCTGGGGGAGTACCAGTCAACCGGCGCCGTCAGCGGCATCGAGCTGCCGGCCGGCCTCGTCGACGGCTCGCCCCTGCCGGAGCCGATCTTCACCCCCTCGACCAAGGCGCCCGTCGGCGAGCACGACGAGCCGATCCCGTACTCCGGCGTCGTGGCCGAGATCGGCGAGGACCTCGCCGCGCGCGTGCGCGACCTCACCGTGCGGATCCTGCAGCGCGGCAACGAGATCGCCACCGAGCGCGGCATCATCCTCGCGGACACGAAGGTCGAGTTCGGCATGCGCGGCGACGAGATCGTCCTCGCCGACGAGGTGCTCACACCGGACTCGTCCCGCTTCTGGCCCGCTGACGAGTGGCAGCCGGGCCGGCAGCAGCCGAGCTTCGACAAGCAATATGTCCGCGACTGGCTGACCTCGCCGGCGAGCGGCTGGGACAAGAGCTCGGGCGAGGCGCCCCCTTCGCTCCCGGAGGAGGTCGTCGCGCAGACCCGGGCGAAGTACGTCGAGGCCTACGAGCGGCTGACCGGCCAGACCTTCTCGGCCTGA
- a CDS encoding alpha/beta hydrolase, with translation MHSLRLRALALGATAALGLGLTTTATAAPTTAQADTTATAWKPSENSKLNKVATPRLSWFSCYGGARCANAKVPLDYDKPTGTKTNVAVLRLPATGKRIGTLFVNPGGPGGSSTEMAYYADQWLSPEVRAKFDVVGVDPRGVGFSDHVQCLPVEDQDTVFSKVSSAFPVGWTQEQRWIQGMKKISRACSTNALATSMSTAEVARDMEMVRRAIGDGPLSYLGFSYGSHLGTTYANMFPGNFRSIVIDGTLSPTSWSGTAWNQSLPLERRLRSGVGAHKALDKILTECGKAGPDRCYFATGGDPKKKYAAMTASLKKEPAVITDPYTGEEMTLTYADLVGTVLSGLYDPEAPMLVDFMLSDIEWMIGQSQGAAARRAGGHQVDQRTITAIKQADQAPRRAFAYDNSLDAFLSVTCTDSRETTKIADYPAYAKQQETKAPGFGPLWLWGSAGCAGDSFTGQDEDAYVGPYDKVSPKGVLIVGNYWDPATNYDGAVQTRNTLGRSRLISSDSWGHTAYGVSQCVTTRVDRYLVSGASPSSDATCPAESEPFPATEEPVEETVQQLLATKSLPKAARGQGFPAPTVVR, from the coding sequence ATGCACAGCTTGAGACTGCGAGCGCTCGCGCTCGGCGCCACCGCCGCCCTCGGACTGGGGCTCACGACCACCGCCACCGCGGCACCGACCACGGCGCAGGCCGACACCACCGCCACCGCGTGGAAGCCCAGCGAGAACAGCAAGCTCAACAAGGTCGCCACGCCGCGCCTGTCGTGGTTCAGCTGCTACGGCGGAGCCCGCTGCGCCAACGCCAAGGTGCCGCTCGACTACGACAAGCCGACGGGCACGAAAACAAACGTCGCCGTCCTGCGCCTGCCCGCCACGGGCAAGCGGATCGGGACGCTCTTCGTCAACCCCGGCGGCCCCGGCGGCTCGTCGACCGAGATGGCCTACTACGCCGACCAGTGGCTCTCGCCGGAGGTCCGCGCGAAGTTCGACGTCGTCGGCGTCGACCCTCGCGGTGTCGGCTTCAGCGACCACGTGCAGTGCCTGCCCGTCGAGGACCAGGACACCGTCTTCAGCAAGGTGAGCAGCGCCTTCCCCGTCGGCTGGACCCAGGAGCAGCGCTGGATCCAGGGGATGAAGAAGATCTCCCGGGCCTGCTCCACCAATGCACTCGCGACGTCGATGTCGACCGCCGAGGTCGCCCGCGACATGGAGATGGTCCGGCGCGCGATCGGCGACGGACCGCTGAGCTACCTCGGCTTCTCCTACGGCAGCCACCTCGGCACCACCTACGCCAATATGTTCCCCGGCAACTTCCGCAGCATCGTCATCGACGGCACCCTGAGCCCGACGTCCTGGTCGGGCACCGCGTGGAACCAGAGCCTCCCCCTCGAGCGTCGGTTGCGCTCTGGCGTCGGTGCTCACAAGGCGCTCGACAAGATCCTCACCGAGTGCGGCAAGGCCGGCCCCGACCGGTGCTACTTCGCCACCGGCGGCGACCCGAAGAAGAAGTACGCCGCGATGACCGCGTCCCTGAAGAAGGAGCCGGCCGTCATCACCGACCCCTACACCGGCGAGGAGATGACCCTCACCTATGCCGACCTCGTCGGCACGGTGCTGTCGGGCCTCTACGACCCGGAGGCGCCGATGCTCGTCGACTTCATGCTCAGCGACATCGAGTGGATGATCGGCCAGTCCCAGGGTGCCGCGGCACGTCGCGCCGGTGGCCACCAGGTCGACCAGCGCACCATCACGGCGATCAAGCAGGCCGACCAGGCACCCCGGCGCGCCTTCGCCTACGACAACTCGCTCGACGCCTTCCTCTCCGTGACCTGCACCGACAGCCGCGAGACGACGAAGATCGCCGACTACCCGGCCTACGCCAAGCAGCAGGAGACCAAGGCCCCTGGCTTCGGCCCGCTGTGGCTCTGGGGCAGCGCCGGGTGCGCCGGCGACTCCTTCACCGGCCAGGACGAGGACGCCTACGTCGGCCCCTACGACAAGGTCTCGCCCAAGGGCGTGCTCATCGTCGGCAACTACTGGGACCCGGCCACCAACTACGACGGCGCGGTCCAGACCCGCAACACGCTCGGCCGCTCGCGGCTGATCTCGAGCGACTCGTGGGGCCACACGGCCTACGGCGTCTCCCAGTGCGTCACGACGCGCGTCGACCGCTACCTCGTCTCCGGCGCCTCACCGTCGAGCGATGCCACCTGCCCGGCGGAGTCCGAGCCCTTCCCTGCCACCGAGGAGCCCGTAGAGGAGACGGTGCAGCAGCTGCTCGCCACGAAGTCCCTGCCCAAGGCCGCCCGCGGCCAGGGCTTCCCGGCACCGACCGTCGTGCGCTGA
- a CDS encoding fatty acyl-CoA synthetase: MSTTTEMATARANGLGEVLRRSAARHRDKVAIIDGEVRWTYRELDAIVTSVAAGLAARGVAKGDRVALLSRNSADFAALAWGAARLGAVLVPINFMLTADEVGYILRDSEPVAVVTQPEFVPTADEAIAAGGLEIGTRVVTGDASGGWTPFADLVATDATGWEPPIVADDDPIRLMYTSGTESRPKGALLTSRALQAEYLSAIIDGGMSGDDIDLHTLPLYHCAQLDCFLGPDIMLGATSIILPAPDPATVLTKIAEHGVTKYFAPPTVWISLLRHADFDGTDLSSLRKGYYGASPMPVEVLREIQERLPDVDLWNFYGQTELAPVATILPPHEQLSHAGSAGRPVLMVETRLVDDDGNEVPVGEVGEVVHRSPQIAAGYWRNEDKTAEAFAGGWFHSGDLAIADDEGRITIVDRKKDMIKTGGENVASREVEEAIYAHPDVAEVAVFALPDAKWVEAVTATVVAKEGSGLTVESVQEHCAKVLATYKRPKRIEILTELPKNPSGKILKRELRERFS; the protein is encoded by the coding sequence ATGTCGACGACGACCGAGATGGCCACCGCTCGCGCCAACGGACTCGGGGAGGTGTTGCGCCGCAGCGCTGCTCGCCACCGGGACAAGGTCGCGATCATCGACGGCGAGGTCCGCTGGACCTATCGCGAGCTCGACGCGATCGTCACCTCGGTGGCCGCCGGCCTCGCCGCGCGCGGCGTGGCGAAGGGGGACCGCGTCGCCCTGCTCAGTCGCAACAGCGCCGACTTCGCGGCCCTCGCCTGGGGCGCCGCGCGGCTCGGCGCGGTCCTCGTGCCGATCAACTTCATGCTCACCGCCGACGAGGTCGGCTACATCCTCCGCGACAGCGAGCCGGTCGCGGTGGTGACCCAGCCGGAGTTCGTGCCCACCGCCGACGAGGCGATCGCCGCGGGCGGGCTCGAGATCGGGACCCGGGTGGTGACCGGCGACGCGAGCGGCGGGTGGACTCCCTTCGCCGACCTCGTCGCCACCGACGCGACGGGCTGGGAGCCGCCGATCGTCGCCGACGACGACCCGATCCGCCTGATGTACACCTCCGGCACCGAGTCCCGGCCGAAGGGGGCGCTGCTCACCTCCCGCGCGCTGCAGGCCGAGTACCTCAGCGCGATCATCGACGGCGGCATGAGCGGGGACGACATCGACCTGCACACACTGCCGCTGTACCACTGCGCGCAGCTCGACTGCTTCCTCGGGCCGGACATCATGCTCGGCGCGACGAGCATCATCCTGCCCGCACCCGACCCGGCGACGGTGCTGACGAAGATCGCCGAGCACGGGGTGACGAAGTACTTCGCGCCGCCGACCGTGTGGATCTCGCTGCTGCGGCACGCCGACTTCGACGGGACCGACCTGAGCAGTCTGCGCAAGGGCTACTACGGCGCCTCGCCGATGCCCGTGGAAGTGCTGCGGGAGATCCAGGAGCGGCTGCCCGACGTCGACCTGTGGAACTTCTACGGCCAGACCGAGCTCGCCCCCGTGGCGACGATCCTGCCGCCGCACGAACAGCTCTCGCATGCCGGCTCCGCGGGGCGGCCCGTGCTCATGGTCGAGACCCGGCTCGTCGACGACGACGGCAACGAGGTGCCCGTCGGCGAGGTCGGCGAAGTCGTCCACCGCAGCCCGCAGATCGCCGCCGGCTACTGGCGCAACGAGGACAAGACCGCCGAGGCCTTCGCCGGTGGCTGGTTCCACTCCGGTGACCTCGCGATCGCGGACGACGAGGGGCGGATCACGATCGTCGACCGCAAGAAGGACATGATCAAGACCGGGGGTGAAAACGTCGCCTCCCGTGAGGTCGAGGAGGCGATCTACGCCCACCCCGACGTCGCCGAGGTCGCGGTCTTCGCCCTGCCGGACGCGAAGTGGGTCGAGGCGGTCACCGCGACGGTCGTGGCGAAGGAGGGGTCGGGCCTGACCGTCGAGTCCGTCCAGGAGCACTGCGCCAAGGTCCTCGCGACGTACAAGCGGCCCAAGCGGATCGAGATCCTCACCGAGCTGCCCAAGAACCCGAGCGGCAAGATCCTCAAGCGCGAGCTGCGGGAGCGCTTCAGCTGA
- a CDS encoding AarF/ABC1/UbiB kinase family protein, whose protein sequence is MSSSRYSDLVRLLLRHGRGDLLAGAQQDDLGADEDLPDGATKGAKAFAADLEAMGPTYIKLGQLLSTRFDLLPPAYTQALTRLQDSVEPFPFEQVREIVEEELGARIKDLFAFFDEEPLAAASLGQVHRATTRSGRDVVVKVQRPDVREAVRGDMDALDTVTGLADKHTSIGRSYGLNQLLRQFRRSLVDELDYRREARNLLRFIELTAEHDRLVVPEPVMQLTTSRVLTMEHIEGRKVTDLGPLALIDLDARPLVEQLFHCYLRMILDDGVLHADPHPGNLLVTDDGRLALLDLGMVATVPQRVQTHVTKLLLAINDGEGEEAAAVLADMGHPLEDHDAAAFRDDVAHLVSEAVASGSDVQAGRLLVELSRLSGVHGLRPPAEMAMIGKALLNLDQTTIHLDPDFSPADAIRDNVSDIFASSLKVSPGGLLTAAIETKEFTAQLPKRANRILDTLARGEMRVRVDAIDEQRLHLVLQRVANRLTLGLIIAATIIGAAMMMRVETDARILGFPAIAMVFFTVAVLAAVALAVHIVLTDREIARNHPSREED, encoded by the coding sequence ATGAGCAGCAGCCGGTACTCCGACCTCGTGCGACTCCTCCTGCGTCACGGCCGGGGTGACCTGCTCGCCGGAGCGCAGCAGGACGATCTCGGCGCCGACGAGGACCTGCCGGACGGGGCGACGAAGGGGGCGAAGGCCTTCGCCGCGGACCTCGAGGCGATGGGGCCCACGTACATCAAGCTCGGCCAGCTGCTCTCCACGCGCTTCGACCTGCTGCCGCCGGCCTACACCCAGGCCCTGACCCGGCTGCAGGACTCGGTGGAGCCCTTCCCCTTCGAGCAGGTCCGCGAGATCGTCGAGGAGGAGCTCGGGGCGCGGATCAAGGACCTCTTCGCGTTCTTCGACGAGGAGCCGCTCGCGGCCGCCTCGCTCGGCCAGGTCCACCGGGCGACGACCCGCTCCGGGAGGGACGTCGTCGTCAAGGTGCAGCGTCCCGACGTGCGCGAGGCGGTCCGCGGCGACATGGACGCCCTGGACACCGTCACCGGCCTGGCGGACAAGCACACGAGCATCGGTCGCTCCTACGGTCTCAACCAGCTGCTGCGCCAGTTCCGCCGCTCGCTCGTCGACGAGCTCGACTACCGCCGCGAGGCGCGCAACCTGCTGCGCTTCATCGAGCTGACCGCCGAGCACGACCGGCTCGTCGTGCCGGAGCCGGTGATGCAGCTGACGACGAGCCGGGTGCTGACGATGGAGCACATCGAGGGCCGCAAGGTCACCGACCTCGGGCCTCTGGCGCTCATCGACCTCGACGCCCGCCCGCTCGTGGAGCAGCTCTTCCACTGCTATCTGCGGATGATCCTCGACGACGGGGTCCTCCACGCCGACCCGCACCCGGGCAACCTGCTCGTCACCGACGACGGGCGCCTGGCCCTGCTGGACCTCGGGATGGTCGCGACGGTGCCCCAGCGGGTGCAGACGCACGTCACCAAGCTCCTGCTCGCGATCAACGATGGTGAGGGCGAGGAGGCCGCAGCCGTCCTGGCGGACATGGGCCACCCTCTCGAGGACCACGACGCCGCGGCCTTCCGCGACGACGTGGCGCACCTCGTGAGCGAGGCGGTGGCCAGCGGCTCCGATGTGCAGGCCGGCCGACTGCTCGTCGAGCTGTCGCGCCTCTCGGGGGTCCACGGCCTGCGACCACCGGCGGAGATGGCGATGATCGGCAAGGCGCTGCTCAACCTCGACCAGACGACCATCCACCTCGACCCGGACTTCTCCCCCGCGGACGCGATCCGGGACAACGTGTCCGACATCTTCGCCTCGTCGCTCAAGGTCTCGCCCGGAGGGCTGCTCACGGCAGCCATCGAGACCAAGGAGTTCACCGCGCAGCTGCCCAAGCGGGCCAACCGGATCCTGGACACCCTCGCCCGCGGCGAGATGCGGGTGCGGGTCGACGCCATCGACGAGCAGCGGCTGCACCTCGTGCTCCAGCGGGTCGCCAACCGGCTGACCCTCGGCCTGATCATCGCGGCAACGATCATCGGCGCGGCGATGATGATGCGCGTCGAGACCGACGCGCGCATCCTCGGTTTCCCGGCGATCGCTATGGTCTTCTTCACCGTCGCCGTGCTGGCGGCCGTCGCGCTCGCGGTGCACATCGTGCTCACCGACCGGGAGATCGCGCGCAACCACCCTTCGCGTGAGGAGGACTAG